The Acanthochromis polyacanthus isolate Apoly-LR-REF ecotype Palm Island chromosome 2, KAUST_Apoly_ChrSc, whole genome shotgun sequence genome contains a region encoding:
- the ramac gene encoding RNA guanine-N7 methyltransferase activating subunit, with amino-acid sequence MTETSENTQSYEELFAHRFSSDDREYQQYVSRPADLPPIVEDWRGRSGGNQRGRDNRYQDRRGHGWGRGGGGGGGGGHRGQQQWHDRDRHWGHGSGYQSGPPGSNQGYNSYHQRPHYDRY; translated from the exons ATGACTGAGACCTCGGAGAACACGCAGAGCTACGAGGAGCTGTTCGCCCACAGATTTTCATCGGATGATCGTGAATATCAGCAGTATGTGAGCCGTCCGGCCGACCTCCCACCCATAGTCGAGGACTGGAGGGGTCGATCAGGAGGGAACCAGAGAGGCAGGGATAACAG ATACCAGGACCGCCGTGGCCATGGatggggaagaggaggaggaggaggaggaggaggaggccatCGTGGGCAGCAGCAGTGGcatgacagagacagacactGGGGTCATGGAAGTGGATATCAATCAGGGCCTCCAGGCTCCAACCAGGGATACAACTCCTACCATCAGAGACCACATTATGACCGCTACTGA
- the LOC110955001 gene encoding BTB/POZ domain-containing protein 1 isoform X1 has translation MATGSSGGGGLASNHDGQEAASNSAQCGAAAALSNVPASGPTPSASPPVLGLHREPMYNWQATKSSLKERFAFLFNNELLSDVRFIVGKGRQAQRIPAHKFVLAAGSAVFDAMFNGGMATTSAEIELPDVEPAAFLALLRFLYSDEVHIGPETVMTTLYTAKKYAVPALEGHCVEFLTKHLRADNAFMLLTQARLFDEPQLASLCLDTIDKSTADAINAEGFTDIDLDTLCAVLERDTLSIRENRLFGAVVRWAEAECYRQQLPPTSENKQKVLGKALPLIRFPLMTVEEFAAGPAQSGILFDREVVNLFLHFTVNPKPRVDYIDRPRCCLRGEECSINRFQQVESRWGYSGTSDRIRFNVNRRISIVGFGLYGSIHGPTDYQVNIQIIESDKRITLGQNDTGFSCDGTANTFRVMFKEPVEILPNVSYTACATLKGPDSHYGTKGLKKVTQEFATGSKTTFFFFSSPGNNNGTSVEDGQIPEIIYYN, from the exons ATGGCGACCGGGAGCAGCGGCGGCGGTGGGTTGGCGTCAAACCATGACGGTCAGGAGGCAGCTTCCAACTCGGCTCAGTGTGGAGCCGCAGCGGcgctctccaacgtgccagccTCCGGTCCTACGCCGTCCGCCTCCCCGCCCGTCCTCGGCCTCCACCGGGAGCCCATGTACAACTGGCAGGCGACGAAGAGCTCCCTCAAGGAGCGTTTCGCCTTCTTGTTCAACAACGAGCTGCTCAGCGACGTCAGGTTCATAGTAGGGAAAGGCAGGCAGGCCCAGAGGATACCGGCCCACAAATTCGTCCTGGCCGCCGGCAGTGCTGTCTTTGATGCGATGTTTAACGGAGGGATGGCCACGACGTCGGCTGAGATAGAGCTGCCTGATGTGGAGCCTGCTGCCTTCCTGGCCCTGCTCAG GTTCCTGTATTCTGACGAGGTCCACATTGGTCCAGAGACTGTGATGACGACATTGTACACAGCTAAGAAGTACGCTGTCCCCGCTCTGGAGGGTCACTGTGTCGAGTTCCTCACTAAGCACCTCAGAGCCGACAACGCGTTCATGCTTCTCACTCAG GCAAGGTTATTTGATGAGCCTCAACTTGCCAGCCTCTGCTTAGACACCATAGACAAAAGCACCGCAGACGCAATAAATGCAGAGGGCTTTACTGATATTGACCTCG ACACCTTATGTGCAGTGTTAGAAAGAGACACACTCAGCATCAGGGAGAACCGTCTGTTTGGAGCGGTGGTACGCTGGGCAGAAGCCGAGTGTTACAGACAACAGCTTCCCCCAACGTCCGAAAACAAACAGAAGGTTCTGGGGAAAGCCCTGCCGCTCATCCGCTTCCCGCTCATGACTGTCGAAGAGTTTGCTGCAG GGCCTGCCCAGTCTGGAATATTGTTCGATCGGGAGGTggtaaatctgtttttacactttacagtAAACCCCAAACCACGGGTCGACTACATTGACAGGCCTCGCTGCTGCCTCAGGGGGGAGGAGTGCAGCATTAATAGATTCCAGCAGGTTGAGAGTCGATGGGGGTACAGTGGTACCAGCGACAGAATCAG ATTCAATGTTAATAGAAGAATATCCATAGTGGGGTTTGGCTTGTATGGTTCAATACACGGACCCACTGACTATCAGGTCAACATACAG ATCATAGAGAGCGACAAACGCATTACTCTGGGGCAGAATGACACAGGTTTCAGCTGCGACGGCACAGCAAACACCTTCCGAGTGATGTTTAAAGAGCCTGTGGAGATCCTGCCTAATGTCAGCTACACTGCATGTGCCACCTTAAAG GGCCCAGACTCGCATTACGGCACAAAAGGGTTGAAGAAAGTGACCCAGGAGTTTGCAACGGGCAGCAAGAccacgtttttcttttttagctcACCTGGAAATAACAACGGTACGTCAGTGGAGGACGGTCAGATACCGGAGATCATCTACTACAACTAA
- the LOC110955001 gene encoding BTB/POZ domain-containing protein 1 isoform X2 produces the protein MATGSSGGGGLASNHDGQEAASNSAQCGAAAALSNVPASGPTPSASPPVLGLHREPMYNWQATKSSLKERFAFLFNNELLSDVRFIVGKGRQAQRIPAHKFVLAAGSAVFDAMFNGGMATTSAEIELPDVEPAAFLALLRFLYSDEVHIGPETVMTTLYTAKKYAVPALEGHCVEFLTKHLRADNAFMLLTQARLFDEPQLASLCLDTIDKSTADAINAEGFTDIDLDTLCAVLERDTLSIRENRLFGAVVRWAEAECYRQQLPPTSENKQKVLGKALPLIRFPLMTVEEFAAVNPKPRVDYIDRPRCCLRGEECSINRFQQVESRWGYSGTSDRIRFNVNRRISIVGFGLYGSIHGPTDYQVNIQIIESDKRITLGQNDTGFSCDGTANTFRVMFKEPVEILPNVSYTACATLKGPDSHYGTKGLKKVTQEFATGSKTTFFFFSSPGNNNGTSVEDGQIPEIIYYN, from the exons ATGGCGACCGGGAGCAGCGGCGGCGGTGGGTTGGCGTCAAACCATGACGGTCAGGAGGCAGCTTCCAACTCGGCTCAGTGTGGAGCCGCAGCGGcgctctccaacgtgccagccTCCGGTCCTACGCCGTCCGCCTCCCCGCCCGTCCTCGGCCTCCACCGGGAGCCCATGTACAACTGGCAGGCGACGAAGAGCTCCCTCAAGGAGCGTTTCGCCTTCTTGTTCAACAACGAGCTGCTCAGCGACGTCAGGTTCATAGTAGGGAAAGGCAGGCAGGCCCAGAGGATACCGGCCCACAAATTCGTCCTGGCCGCCGGCAGTGCTGTCTTTGATGCGATGTTTAACGGAGGGATGGCCACGACGTCGGCTGAGATAGAGCTGCCTGATGTGGAGCCTGCTGCCTTCCTGGCCCTGCTCAG GTTCCTGTATTCTGACGAGGTCCACATTGGTCCAGAGACTGTGATGACGACATTGTACACAGCTAAGAAGTACGCTGTCCCCGCTCTGGAGGGTCACTGTGTCGAGTTCCTCACTAAGCACCTCAGAGCCGACAACGCGTTCATGCTTCTCACTCAG GCAAGGTTATTTGATGAGCCTCAACTTGCCAGCCTCTGCTTAGACACCATAGACAAAAGCACCGCAGACGCAATAAATGCAGAGGGCTTTACTGATATTGACCTCG ACACCTTATGTGCAGTGTTAGAAAGAGACACACTCAGCATCAGGGAGAACCGTCTGTTTGGAGCGGTGGTACGCTGGGCAGAAGCCGAGTGTTACAGACAACAGCTTCCCCCAACGTCCGAAAACAAACAGAAGGTTCTGGGGAAAGCCCTGCCGCTCATCCGCTTCCCGCTCATGACTGTCGAAGAGTTTGCTGCAG tAAACCCCAAACCACGGGTCGACTACATTGACAGGCCTCGCTGCTGCCTCAGGGGGGAGGAGTGCAGCATTAATAGATTCCAGCAGGTTGAGAGTCGATGGGGGTACAGTGGTACCAGCGACAGAATCAG ATTCAATGTTAATAGAAGAATATCCATAGTGGGGTTTGGCTTGTATGGTTCAATACACGGACCCACTGACTATCAGGTCAACATACAG ATCATAGAGAGCGACAAACGCATTACTCTGGGGCAGAATGACACAGGTTTCAGCTGCGACGGCACAGCAAACACCTTCCGAGTGATGTTTAAAGAGCCTGTGGAGATCCTGCCTAATGTCAGCTACACTGCATGTGCCACCTTAAAG GGCCCAGACTCGCATTACGGCACAAAAGGGTTGAAGAAAGTGACCCAGGAGTTTGCAACGGGCAGCAAGAccacgtttttcttttttagctcACCTGGAAATAACAACGGTACGTCAGTGGAGGACGGTCAGATACCGGAGATCATCTACTACAACTAA
- the LOC110955013 gene encoding transmembrane 6 superfamily member 1 isoform X3 encodes MMSASAGTGVFVLSLMSIPICYLFNSLVYNNSAEAFFFAGCTTVLILVISARFMLKKKTPGDPLFYVYALYAFLSVVNLIIGLEQDNIIDGFVTFYLKEANPHINTAHGHMISYWDGCVHYLMYLLMIAAITWGDSYRAIGLYWVGSFLMRAIVYILGNAVEHSGDFEGRFAPQTSGLPLHHLPHPSAGFLCLQRPVNGVRTTHSSMSLT; translated from the exons ATGATGAGCGCGTCTGCAGGTACGGGGGTGTTCGTGCTCTCCCTCATGTCCATCCCCATCTGCTATTTATTCAACTCCCTCGTTTACAACAACAG tgCTGAAGCTTTCTTCTTCGCTGGGTGCACAACAGTCCTCATCTTGGTCATTTCTGCTCGTTTTATGCTCAAGAAGAAGACTCCAGGAGATCCTCTTTTCTATG tgtacgcgCTGTATGCGTTCCTCAGTGTGGTGAATCTGATCATTGGCCTGGAGCAGGACAACATCATTGATGGATTTGTCACGTTTTATCTCAAAGAGGCAA ATCCACATATTAATACAGCGCATGGGCACATGATCTCCTACTGGGACGGCTGTGTGCACTATCTCATGTATCTGCTGATGATAGCTGCAATCACATGGGG GGACAGTTACCGAGCAATCGGACTCTACTGGGTGGGATCCTTTCTCATGCGTGCCATCGTCTACATTCTTGGGAATGCTGTGG AACATTCAGGAGACTTCGAGGGCAGGTTTGCTCCACAGACCTCTGGacttcctcttcatcatctacCTCATCCCAGCGCTGGCTTTCTGTGTCTTCAGAGGCCTG TAAATGGTGTCAGGACTACACACAGCAGTATGAGCCTTACCTGA
- the LOC110955013 gene encoding transmembrane 6 superfamily member 1 isoform X1: protein MMSASAGTGVFVLSLMSIPICYLFNSLVYNNSAEAFFFAGCTTVLILVISARFMLKKKTPGDPLFYVYALYAFLSVVNLIIGLEQDNIIDGFVTFYLKEANPHINTAHGHMISYWDGCVHYLMYLLMIAAITWGDSYRAIGLYWVGSFLMRAIVYILGNAVGKYGTQINPLFILHILYISVSVWACFRIFSQPSARDVQITNIQETSRAGLLHRPLDFLFIIYLIPALAFCVFRGLVVLDCSSKWCQDYTQQYEPYLKDPSAYPKVQMLVSMLYSGPYYIITLYGLLVPGCEWMPDLTLVHSGALAQAQFSHIGASLHTRTPFSYRVPAGIQPVFLLVNVLYTLVPQALCYRCCTRPAFFLRPPLEKKKE, encoded by the exons ATGATGAGCGCGTCTGCAGGTACGGGGGTGTTCGTGCTCTCCCTCATGTCCATCCCCATCTGCTATTTATTCAACTCCCTCGTTTACAACAACAG tgCTGAAGCTTTCTTCTTCGCTGGGTGCACAACAGTCCTCATCTTGGTCATTTCTGCTCGTTTTATGCTCAAGAAGAAGACTCCAGGAGATCCTCTTTTCTATG tgtacgcgCTGTATGCGTTCCTCAGTGTGGTGAATCTGATCATTGGCCTGGAGCAGGACAACATCATTGATGGATTTGTCACGTTTTATCTCAAAGAGGCAA ATCCACATATTAATACAGCGCATGGGCACATGATCTCCTACTGGGACGGCTGTGTGCACTATCTCATGTATCTGCTGATGATAGCTGCAATCACATGGGG GGACAGTTACCGAGCAATCGGACTCTACTGGGTGGGATCCTTTCTCATGCGTGCCATCGTCTACATTCTTGGGAATGCTGTGG GAAAATATGGGACCCAAATAAACCCCCTCTTCATCCTCCACATACTGTATATCTCTGTGTCCGTGTGGGCGTGCTTCCGCATCTTTAGTCAACCCTCTGCAAGGGACGTTCAGATAACA AACATTCAGGAGACTTCGAGGGCAGGTTTGCTCCACAGACCTCTGGacttcctcttcatcatctacCTCATCCCAGCGCTGGCTTTCTGTGTCTTCAGAGGCCTG gtTGTTCTGGACTGTTCCAGTAAATGGTGTCAGGACTACACACAGCAGTATGAGCCTTACCTGAAAGACCCCTCAGCCTATCCTAAAGTACAG aTGCTGGTGAGCATGCTGTATTCTGGCCCGTACTACATCATTACTCTGTATGGGCTGTTGGTTCCAGGATGTGAGTGGATGCCGGACCTGACTCTTGTCCACTCTGGAGCGTTGGCACAG GCTCAGTTCTCTCATATTGGTGCATCTCTTCACACACGGACTCCGTTCTCGTACAGAGTTCCTGCTGGCATCCAGCCTGTCTTCTTGCTGGTCAATGTGCTGTACACTCTGGTGCCTCAGGCTCTGTGTTACCGCTGCTGCACCAGGCCTGCCTTCTTCCTCAGGCCGCCgctggagaagaaaaaagaataa
- the LOC110955013 gene encoding transmembrane 6 superfamily member 1 isoform X2, which translates to MISYWDGCVHYLMYLLMIAAITWGDSYRAIGLYWVGSFLMRAIVYILGNAVGKYGTQINPLFILHILYISVSVWACFRIFSQPSARDVQITNIQETSRAGLLHRPLDFLFIIYLIPALAFCVFRGLVVLDCSSKWCQDYTQQYEPYLKDPSAYPKVQMLVSMLYSGPYYIITLYGLLVPGCEWMPDLTLVHSGALAQAQFSHIGASLHTRTPFSYRVPAGIQPVFLLVNVLYTLVPQALCYRCCTRPAFFLRPPLEKKKE; encoded by the exons ATGATCTCCTACTGGGACGGCTGTGTGCACTATCTCATGTATCTGCTGATGATAGCTGCAATCACATGGGG GGACAGTTACCGAGCAATCGGACTCTACTGGGTGGGATCCTTTCTCATGCGTGCCATCGTCTACATTCTTGGGAATGCTGTGG GAAAATATGGGACCCAAATAAACCCCCTCTTCATCCTCCACATACTGTATATCTCTGTGTCCGTGTGGGCGTGCTTCCGCATCTTTAGTCAACCCTCTGCAAGGGACGTTCAGATAACA AACATTCAGGAGACTTCGAGGGCAGGTTTGCTCCACAGACCTCTGGacttcctcttcatcatctacCTCATCCCAGCGCTGGCTTTCTGTGTCTTCAGAGGCCTG gtTGTTCTGGACTGTTCCAGTAAATGGTGTCAGGACTACACACAGCAGTATGAGCCTTACCTGAAAGACCCCTCAGCCTATCCTAAAGTACAG aTGCTGGTGAGCATGCTGTATTCTGGCCCGTACTACATCATTACTCTGTATGGGCTGTTGGTTCCAGGATGTGAGTGGATGCCGGACCTGACTCTTGTCCACTCTGGAGCGTTGGCACAG GCTCAGTTCTCTCATATTGGTGCATCTCTTCACACACGGACTCCGTTCTCGTACAGAGTTCCTGCTGGCATCCAGCCTGTCTTCTTGCTGGTCAATGTGCTGTACACTCTGGTGCCTCAGGCTCTGTGTTACCGCTGCTGCACCAGGCCTGCCTTCTTCCTCAGGCCGCCgctggagaagaaaaaagaataa
- the LOC110955013 gene encoding transmembrane 6 superfamily member 1 isoform X4, whose amino-acid sequence MLWNIQETSRAGLLHRPLDFLFIIYLIPALAFCVFRGLVVLDCSSKWCQDYTQQYEPYLKDPSAYPKVQMLVSMLYSGPYYIITLYGLLVPGCEWMPDLTLVHSGALAQAQFSHIGASLHTRTPFSYRVPAGIQPVFLLVNVLYTLVPQALCYRCCTRPAFFLRPPLEKKKE is encoded by the exons ATGCTGTGG AACATTCAGGAGACTTCGAGGGCAGGTTTGCTCCACAGACCTCTGGacttcctcttcatcatctacCTCATCCCAGCGCTGGCTTTCTGTGTCTTCAGAGGCCTG gtTGTTCTGGACTGTTCCAGTAAATGGTGTCAGGACTACACACAGCAGTATGAGCCTTACCTGAAAGACCCCTCAGCCTATCCTAAAGTACAG aTGCTGGTGAGCATGCTGTATTCTGGCCCGTACTACATCATTACTCTGTATGGGCTGTTGGTTCCAGGATGTGAGTGGATGCCGGACCTGACTCTTGTCCACTCTGGAGCGTTGGCACAG GCTCAGTTCTCTCATATTGGTGCATCTCTTCACACACGGACTCCGTTCTCGTACAGAGTTCCTGCTGGCATCCAGCCTGTCTTCTTGCTGGTCAATGTGCTGTACACTCTGGTGCCTCAGGCTCTGTGTTACCGCTGCTGCACCAGGCCTGCCTTCTTCCTCAGGCCGCCgctggagaagaaaaaagaataa